The genomic region GGCTGACGGCCGCCGTCGAACTGGCCCGGCGCGGCTTCTCGGTGGCCGTCTTCGAAGCCGCCGGCACGGTCGGCGGCGGAGCCCGGACCGAGGAGCTGACCCTCCCCGGCTTCCGGCACGACCCCTGCTCGGCCGTGCACCCGCTCGGCATCGGCTCGCCCGTCTTCGCCACGATGCCGCTGAAGCGGTACGGGCTGGAGTGGCTGCACGCCCCGCTGCCCATGGCGCACCCCTTCGACGACGGCACGGCAGCAGTCCTGTCCCGCTCGGTCGCGGAGACGGCGGCGTCCCTCGGGCCGCGCGACGCCGGTGCGTACCGGCGGCTCGTGGGGCCCTACCTCGGCAAATGGGACACGCTGGCCCGGGACTTCATGTCGCTGCCGAGCACCGCCCTGCCCCGCGACCCCGTCACCCTCGCCCGCTTCGGGCTCACCGGGCTGCCCCCCTCGACGTGGCTCATGCGCCGCTTCCACGACGACCGGGCCCGGGCGCTGTTCGCGGGGCTCGTCGCGCACGCCATCGCCCCGCTGGACGGGATCGCCACCGGCGCCGTCGGCCTCGTCTTCGCCCTGGCCGCGCACGCGAACGGCTGGCCCCTGCCGCGCGGCGGCTCGCAGTCGATCTCCGACGCGCTCGCCGCGTACCTGCGCGACCTCGGCGGCACGGTCCACACCGGCTTCGAGGTCAAGCGGCTCGACGACCTCCCGCCGGCCCGCGCGTACGTCTTCGACACCTCGCCGACCGCGCTGGCCCGCATCGCACGCCTGGGCCGGGTGTACGAGGGCTACAAGTACGGCGCCTCCGTATTCAAGATCGACTACGCGCTGGACGGCCCCGTCCCGTGGACCGCCGAGGAACCGCGCCGGGCCGGCACCGTCCAGATCGGCCCGCGGGCCCGCGACGTCGACGCCGCCCTGCAACTCGCCTCCGGCGGCCGCGCCCCTCGCAACCCCTTCCTCATCACCGCGCAGCCCAGCCTCGTCGACCCCGGCCGGGCGCCCGAGGGCAAGCACGTGTTCTGGGCGTACGGTCACGTCCCTGCGGGCTGGGGCGGCGACCTCACCGACGCGGTCGAACGCCAACTGGAGCGCTTCGCACCGGGCTTCCGCGACCTGGTCCTGGCCCGCGCCACGGCCGGCCCGCCCGAGCTCGCCGCCCGCAACCCCAACTACGTCGGCGGGGACATCGCCTGCGGCGCGGCCTCGGGGCTCCAGCTCCTGCTGCGCCCCAAGCTCTCCCTGTTCCCGTACACGACCCCCCACCCGGCCGTCTTCATCTGCTCCTCCGCGACCCCGCCGGGCCCGGGCGTGCACGGCATGTCCGGCCACAACGCCGCCAAGGCGGTCTGGCGCCACCTGCGAAAGGACTCCTGATGCTCCGCATCACCCTGGTCCTCGGCGACATCACCGCCGAGAAGGCCGACGCGATCGTCAACGCCGCGAACTCCTCGCTGCTCGGCGGCGGCGGGGTGGACGGCGCCATCCACCGGCGCGGCGGGCCGG from Streptomyces sp. NBC_00190 harbors:
- a CDS encoding phytoene desaturase family protein, whose translation is MPSILDAVVVGAGPNGLTAAVELARRGFSVAVFEAAGTVGGGARTEELTLPGFRHDPCSAVHPLGIGSPVFATMPLKRYGLEWLHAPLPMAHPFDDGTAAVLSRSVAETAASLGPRDAGAYRRLVGPYLGKWDTLARDFMSLPSTALPRDPVTLARFGLTGLPPSTWLMRRFHDDRARALFAGLVAHAIAPLDGIATGAVGLVFALAAHANGWPLPRGGSQSISDALAAYLRDLGGTVHTGFEVKRLDDLPPARAYVFDTSPTALARIARLGRVYEGYKYGASVFKIDYALDGPVPWTAEEPRRAGTVQIGPRARDVDAALQLASGGRAPRNPFLITAQPSLVDPGRAPEGKHVFWAYGHVPAGWGGDLTDAVERQLERFAPGFRDLVLARATAGPPELAARNPNYVGGDIACGAASGLQLLLRPKLSLFPYTTPHPAVFICSSATPPGPGVHGMSGHNAAKAVWRHLRKDS